One part of the Sphingobacterium sp. LZ7M1 genome encodes these proteins:
- a CDS encoding MFS transporter: MEESTKAPLSAYQKLVIFILAFTQFTVVLDFMIMSPMGDMLMKAIDLKPSEFGVAVSAYAFSAGISGLLTAGFADRFDRKKLLLFFYTGFIIGTFLCGFSTSYPMLVAARIVTGLFGGVIGSISMAIITDVFTLDQRGRVMGFVQMGFGASQVLGIPIGLYIGNAWGWQSAFLMIAIVAVLIAVLIFLKLKPITEHIGLQKKQSALQHLWGTFTRKEYRIGFMATALLSVGGFMMMPFSSVFAVNNLHVTHEQLPQLFMISGIASLLIMPMVGMLSDRFDKYKIFAIATTWMMIMVLIYTSLGPTAFPIVVVLNILMMMGILSRVTPSSALVSAVPEKEDRGAFMSVSASLQQMSGGIGAIIAGLIIVQQTNESPIEHYTTLGYIVVVISIITLLMMYGVSRYVKGKSS; this comes from the coding sequence ATGGAAGAATCCACTAAAGCACCGCTTTCTGCGTACCAGAAATTGGTGATTTTCATACTAGCTTTTACCCAATTTACCGTTGTCCTGGATTTTATGATCATGTCTCCAATGGGGGATATGCTGATGAAAGCAATCGACCTAAAGCCTTCTGAATTTGGTGTGGCCGTTTCTGCCTACGCCTTCAGTGCCGGGATTTCAGGACTCCTGACTGCAGGATTTGCCGATCGTTTCGATCGTAAGAAGCTGCTGCTCTTTTTCTATACCGGATTTATCATCGGAACTTTTCTCTGCGGTTTTTCCACCAGTTATCCCATGTTGGTGGCTGCTCGGATAGTGACGGGTCTGTTCGGTGGAGTGATCGGTTCCATTTCCATGGCGATTATCACCGATGTATTCACCTTGGACCAGCGTGGTCGGGTGATGGGGTTTGTGCAGATGGGTTTCGGTGCCAGCCAGGTCTTGGGGATTCCAATCGGACTCTATATCGGTAATGCCTGGGGTTGGCAAAGTGCTTTCCTGATGATTGCCATCGTAGCGGTCCTGATTGCCGTATTGATCTTCCTGAAATTAAAACCTATTACCGAACATATCGGCCTGCAGAAGAAACAATCTGCCCTGCAGCACCTATGGGGGACCTTTACCCGCAAGGAATATAGGATCGGCTTTATGGCGACCGCATTACTTTCCGTTGGAGGATTTATGATGATGCCATTCAGCAGTGTTTTCGCCGTGAACAACCTACATGTTACCCACGAACAACTGCCACAGCTGTTTATGATCTCCGGAATTGCCTCTCTTTTGATTATGCCAATGGTCGGTATGCTCAGCGACCGATTTGACAAATACAAGATCTTTGCCATCGCTACCACCTGGATGATGATCATGGTCTTGATCTATACCTCTTTAGGTCCGACAGCCTTCCCGATCGTAGTCGTATTGAACATCTTGATGATGATGGGGATCTTAAGCCGCGTAACGCCTTCTTCAGCCTTGGTGTCCGCAGTGCCTGAAAAAGAAGACCGTGGCGCCTTTATGAGCGTCAGCGCATCCCTGCAACAGATGTCGGGTGGGATAGGAGCCATTATCGCCGGCCTGATCATCGTCCAACAAACCAACGAAAGCCCAATCGAACATTATACCACGTTAGGTTATATCGTCGTCGTGATCAGTATTATTACGCTGCTGATGATGTATGGGGTGAGTAGGTATGTTAAGGGGAAGAGTAGTTAG
- the mnmE gene encoding tRNA uridine-5-carboxymethylaminomethyl(34) synthesis GTPase MnmE → MSTGLISQDTIIALATSPGANGAIAVIRLSGSKAINLVNEVFKGKDLTKQASHTVHFGTIRDGEHIIDEVLVTLFVGPNSYTKEDTIEISTHNSAYIIERIITLLIKIGARAARAGEFTLRAFLNGGMDLSQAEAVADLIASNSAASHQIAMQQMRGGFSNQLKQLREDLVHFASLIELELDFAEEDVEFANRDQLKALIQQIHSVIAKLIRSFEQGNVLKNGVPVVIAGKPNVGKSTLLNALLNEERAIVSDIAGTTRDTIEDEINIHGVTFRFIDTAGIRHTEDVVEAIGVERTREKMKQARLIIYLFDPTQDQISAVQEQIDEVKGLNIPFVTIINKSDLLSEDQKKDYEVLNPLYISAKHQIGIDELKDELLNQVNLSNINTDDVMVTNIRHVEALQHTQEALEKVLYGVENPITSDFLAMDIRQALHHLGEITGTVTTDDLLENIFSKFCIGK, encoded by the coding sequence ATGTCTACAGGGTTAATTTCACAAGATACTATTATCGCTTTGGCGACCTCTCCAGGGGCCAATGGCGCAATTGCAGTGATCCGTCTATCGGGCTCCAAGGCCATTAACTTGGTCAATGAGGTTTTCAAAGGTAAGGATTTGACGAAGCAAGCTTCGCATACCGTGCATTTCGGAACCATCCGCGATGGCGAACATATTATCGATGAGGTTTTGGTGACCCTCTTTGTGGGGCCTAACTCCTATACCAAGGAGGATACCATTGAAATATCGACCCATAATTCGGCCTATATCATCGAACGCATCATCACCCTGCTGATCAAGATAGGTGCTAGAGCAGCGCGTGCCGGTGAATTTACCTTAAGGGCTTTCCTGAATGGTGGAATGGACCTTTCCCAAGCAGAAGCGGTTGCAGACCTGATTGCTTCCAATTCTGCAGCATCCCATCAGATCGCCATGCAGCAGATGCGCGGTGGATTCTCCAATCAGCTGAAGCAATTACGTGAGGACCTGGTACATTTCGCCTCCCTGATCGAATTGGAACTTGATTTCGCGGAGGAAGATGTGGAATTTGCCAATCGTGACCAGCTGAAAGCCTTGATCCAGCAGATCCACTCGGTCATTGCCAAATTGATCCGATCCTTCGAACAGGGGAATGTGCTGAAGAACGGTGTTCCAGTGGTGATTGCCGGAAAACCGAATGTGGGCAAGTCTACCCTATTGAATGCCTTGTTGAACGAGGAAAGAGCCATTGTTTCCGATATCGCCGGTACAACACGTGATACCATCGAAGATGAGATCAATATTCATGGCGTGACTTTCCGCTTTATCGATACCGCCGGAATCCGTCATACGGAAGATGTGGTGGAAGCCATCGGCGTGGAAAGGACCCGTGAGAAAATGAAGCAGGCCCGACTGATCATCTACCTCTTCGACCCTACCCAAGACCAGATCTCTGCCGTACAGGAGCAGATCGATGAAGTCAAAGGTTTGAATATTCCATTTGTGACCATTATCAATAAGTCTGATCTTCTCTCGGAAGACCAGAAAAAGGATTATGAGGTACTGAATCCGCTATATATTTCGGCCAAGCATCAAATCGGAATCGATGAACTGAAGGATGAACTCCTGAACCAGGTTAATCTTTCTAATATCAATACGGATGATGTCATGGTGACGAATATCAGGCATGTGGAAGCTTTGCAGCATACGCAGGAAGCGCTGGAGAAGGTGTTGTATGGAGTTGAGAACCCGATTACTTCGGATTTTCTTGCTATGGATATCAGGCAGGCGCTGCACCATCTTGGGGAAATAACTGGAACGGTGACTACAGATGATTTGCTGGAGAATATTTTTAGTAAGTTTTGTATCGGTAAATAA
- a CDS encoding site-specific integrase, with product MKITLKEKKLKSGMISLYIEFYKGMAVGDNGKRTHLRDFEYLKLYQFEKPKLASEKKNNKENLELAESILAIRKADYAQGKYGLKNNIKAKRPFLDYFKEKANDHINSNKNYGVWTSVQSHLVKIISPNLIFDEVTEDFCKMIRNYFDRDARTKSNLPLSTNSKYTYFNKFKACLKSAFNDGYLTVNLAQKLKSFEQGESQREYLTFEELQKLIITDCKYPVLKNAFLFSCLSGLRWSDCNKLIWSEVRDEGNGVYRINFRQQKTDGVEYLYVSKQTVDLLGERGSPNERVFKGLRYGMTYNNELAKWVLNAGIMRHITFHSGRHTNAVLLLENGADLYTVQKRLGHKVIKTTAIYAKIADAKMRESAYIIPELNF from the coding sequence ATGAAAATAACACTAAAAGAGAAAAAGCTGAAGAGCGGAATGATTAGTCTTTATATAGAATTTTATAAAGGCATGGCAGTGGGTGATAATGGAAAACGCACACATCTTAGAGATTTTGAGTACCTTAAGCTATACCAATTTGAAAAGCCTAAACTAGCTAGTGAAAAGAAAAATAACAAAGAGAATCTTGAGCTCGCTGAGAGTATACTAGCTATACGTAAAGCAGATTATGCCCAGGGCAAATATGGTCTTAAAAATAATATTAAGGCAAAGAGACCTTTCTTAGATTATTTTAAGGAGAAAGCTAATGATCATATTAATTCGAATAAGAATTATGGTGTATGGACTTCCGTACAATCTCACTTGGTTAAGATCATAAGTCCTAATTTAATTTTTGATGAGGTAACGGAAGATTTTTGCAAAATGATTCGAAATTATTTTGATCGTGATGCCCGAACCAAAAGTAATCTACCTCTTTCTACAAATTCAAAGTACACCTATTTCAATAAATTTAAAGCGTGCTTGAAAAGCGCTTTTAATGACGGTTACTTAACCGTAAATCTTGCCCAAAAACTAAAGAGCTTTGAGCAAGGGGAGTCTCAAAGAGAATATTTAACCTTTGAAGAACTCCAAAAACTAATTATTACTGACTGCAAATACCCTGTTCTAAAGAACGCATTCCTATTTTCATGCCTTTCAGGACTTCGATGGTCCGATTGCAATAAGCTAATCTGGTCTGAGGTACGTGATGAAGGTAATGGTGTATATCGTATAAATTTCAGACAACAGAAAACTGATGGTGTAGAATACCTTTACGTATCTAAACAGACAGTAGATCTTCTAGGAGAAAGAGGGAGCCCTAATGAACGTGTTTTTAAGGGATTAAGGTATGGCATGACTTACAATAATGAATTAGCCAAATGGGTGTTAAACGCTGGAATTATGCGTCATATAACATTTCATTCTGGACGCCATACAAATGCGGTGTTGCTATTGGAGAATGGTGCTGATTTGTACACTGTTCAAAAACGGTTAGGTCATAAAGTTATAAAAACAACCGCCATTTATGCAAAGATAGCGGATGCTAAGATGCGTGAATCTGCTTACATAATTCCAGAACTTAATTTTTAA
- a CDS encoding helix-turn-helix domain-containing protein, giving the protein MEKNELILEKLDRLEKYLIGFKDILNVEDLAFYTGYKPAYIYKLVHESKIPYSKSEAGGSKLFFSRKAIDSWLMGNRYKSTNESQIQAFNYTAKTTSKKKG; this is encoded by the coding sequence ATGGAGAAAAACGAATTAATCTTAGAAAAATTAGACCGATTAGAAAAATATCTAATCGGTTTTAAGGACATTTTAAATGTTGAAGACTTAGCTTTTTATACAGGGTATAAGCCTGCATATATCTATAAGCTCGTACACGAATCCAAAATTCCTTATTCCAAATCGGAAGCTGGTGGTTCAAAATTGTTTTTTAGTCGTAAAGCTATTGATTCCTGGTTGATGGGTAATCGATATAAGTCTACAAACGAATCACAAATTCAAGCCTTTAATTATACCGCAAAAACAACTTCAAAAAAGAAGGGATAA